CCCAGCAAAACTATACTTCCCCCGAAGCGGTAGTCAAGGTAGCGCTAGCAGGATTCGACCAACAGCAAGCCAATGTCGTCACTGGGGGATTGCCGAATCAGCTGATTGTTAACCTTCCCCGCTTCTTGCCGAGAGAAGCTTTAGTGAGTGCGGTTGCTAAACAGTTTCGCCCTAACCAATGAGCTGTTAAGGACTAGAACCTCAGTTTACAAGCTGGGGTTTCCCTAACCAACATTGCCACACCTGATATCTCGGATAGTCAGGAACATGCTCGAAACTTGCGCCAGGATGCTGAAAACCGTGAGCAGACCTAGATAGCAGGGGGATCAAGCCCAACCCTCTCTCGCCTTTCCACTGTCATTAACTACTACTGAGCAAGGTCAAATGCACTCAAACTCTACGAAAGTTCTGATGACCGGAGCAGCTGGACGGATCGGTTGCTCGTTACGTCAACTTTTAGCTCATGAATATGACTTTCGTTGTCTAGATCAGGAGCCTCTCCCTCATGTGGAGGATGGGATAACGGCTGATATCCTGGATTTCCCCGCAGTTTTAGCTGCAATGACAGGGATGGAAGCGGTGATTCACTTAGCCGCCAATCCGAATCCTCAACAACCCTGGTCAGAAGTTTATACTACTGGGATTGCGGGCACTTACAATGTTTTTGAAGCCGCCAGACAAGCCGGTGTCCAAAAAATCATTTATGCCAGTACGAATCATGTGGTAGCAGGCTGGGAAGAGGAAAAAAAGCAGATTTCTTCCGAACTGCCTGTTCGTCCGGATTCTCTTTATGGTGTGGGGAAAGCCTGTGGTGAGGCTTTAGGTCACTTCTATGCCGATCACTATCATCTTTCCGTGATTTGTCTGCGGATTGGGAGCTTTCAAGTCGCTCCTCAGTTTCAAAATATCAATCAACGTAGTGCTAGAATTTGGTGCAGTCCCAGAGATTTAGCGCAATTGGTGAGTCAGTGTTTGCAGCAAGAGCAGCTTGGCTTTCAAATTTTTCATGCGGTTTCCAACAATCAACAGGGGTACTTGGATTTTCGCAATGCAGAACGCCAGGTCGGATATCAGCCTCAAGATAATTCTCGCGATCATCTCAAGCCATAAAGTTTGAATTTCCTGCCCACTCATTAGCAAGTGCTATGAAAGAGCCCTCCCACCGGCGTCGTTTCCCGAAGCTGGTTATAGAGTTTAGCTGCTAGTTGTGTCTGTAGGATATGCACTTCAATTCCTTTCTCTTTGAGCATCTCTAAGGTCTGTGGACTAACTTGCAGCCTCTTCCACATCCCTTGACTTAGAATGAGGACTTGCGCTCCCTTCTCTAATAGTTCGCTGACGTCAGCGGGTTGAATGCCGGGTCGGTGCTGCGTTCCCGTTTCTCGCCAATCCCACTCTCTTGCCC
This is a stretch of genomic DNA from Cyanobacteria bacterium GSL.Bin1. It encodes these proteins:
- a CDS encoding NAD-dependent epimerase/dehydratase family protein — protein: MHSNSTKVLMTGAAGRIGCSLRQLLAHEYDFRCLDQEPLPHVEDGITADILDFPAVLAAMTGMEAVIHLAANPNPQQPWSEVYTTGIAGTYNVFEAARQAGVQKIIYASTNHVVAGWEEEKKQISSELPVRPDSLYGVGKACGEALGHFYADHYHLSVICLRIGSFQVAPQFQNINQRSARIWCSPRDLAQLVSQCLQQEQLGFQIFHAVSNNQQGYLDFRNAERQVGYQPQDNSRDHLKP